Within the Gorilla gorilla gorilla isolate KB3781 chromosome 15, NHGRI_mGorGor1-v2.1_pri, whole genome shotgun sequence genome, the region tcgttagccacctcacctggcaacCCTAAATCTTATTCCGCATAAGAATACTTAAGTAAATTCCATTTACAAACAATCATTATCATTAGTCTTCATGAAACTCGGTATTTTACATTGCAAATTCTAGTATGTTTTACCAACTTCAGAGGAAAGGCAGTGCCTTATAGaaatttatttgcttgttttcaaATTATCAAGAATACAAAGGAGTATGTGTTtaaaatggctaatttttatcaattttgtattttctaaaaattgcCTAGACTAATGGTAAAGTTGACTAATTATTGAAGTGAGTTTAAAACACTGTATTGGGAATGCTTACTGGGCATTTTTGCTGTTCAATGGTGattgtttatttaataaattcttaCAGCTTTACAACTTAAAATTGTTCATATTTTAATCAGTAGGAAAGGAAATAGGGAGAAGAAGGTGAAGGAACTATGTAGGGTAGTAGTTCTCAAATACCAGCTCATAGATTTGTGTCTGTCTCCTACAAATAATTCACTGGTCTGCTGTGAAATAAGAAAACTATGGTAAGGAGAGATGAGCATAAGATATACTTCAAGACTAGAAACTATTCACATTTGAGCATTTATTATGGTTGATAGAGGAGGCTTGGCTTTTTCTTATCCACACTGAAAATTAGCTATGAGAAAGGAACTCACTCTTCACTCTATGGCACTATTAaattatcatgtatattatataatatatagcatgttatttAAGTGGGAACAAAGTGTCTTGGGACTCCCTTCCAACATCTCTTTTTCATGTACTAACTGTGCTTTTCCCTCTTGTGTCTAATTGAAGCTTAATATGTAAACTAGACAAGGTAGATGACAAATGgttaatgacttttttttgttttctttagataCATCCAGAAAGTACCCAGAAGACACTTCCTGCTGGAAAAATTGAAAAAGCAGTATTTATAACATTAGAATCTGGATAATTTGTTAACATggcagaaaataatgaaaatattagtaaaaatGTAGATGTAAGGCCCAAAACTAGTCGGAGCAGAAGTGCCGACAGAAAAGACGGTTATGTGTGGAGTGGAAAGAAGTTATCTTGGTCAAAAAAGAGTGAGAGTTATTCAGATGCTGAGACAGTGAATGGTATAGAGAAAACCGAAGTGTCTTTAAGGAACCAAGAAAGGAAGCACAGCTGTTCATCCATTGAGTTGGACTTAGATCATTCCTGTGGGCATCGATTTTTAGGCCGATCTCTGAAACAGAAACTGCAAGATGCCGTGGGGCAGTGTTTTCCAATAAAGAATTGTAGTAGTCGGCACTCTTCAGGGCTTCCGTCTAAAAGGAAAATTCATATCAGTGAACTCATGTTAGATAAGTGTCCTTTCCCACCACGATCAGATTTAGCCTTTAGGTGGCATTTTATTAAACGACACACTGCTCCTATAAATTCCAAGTCAGATGAATGGGTAAGCACAGACTTGTCTCAGACTGAATTGAGGGATGGTCAGCTAAAACGAAgaaatatggaagaaaatataaactgTTTCTCACATACTAATGTTCAGCCCTGTGTCATAACCACCGACAGTGCTTTGTGTAGAGAAGGTCCTATGACTGGCTCTGTGATGAACCTGGTTTCAAATAACAGTATAGAAGATAGTGATATGGATTCCGATGATGAAATTCTAACACTTTGCAcaagttccagaaaaagaaacaaacccaaATGGGAATTGGATGATGAAATCCTGCAGTTGGAAACACCTCCTAAATACCACACGCAGATTGATTATGTCCACTGTCTTGTACCAGACCTCCTTCAGATCAATAACAACCCATGTTACTGGGGAGTGATGGATAAATATGCAGCCGAAGCACTACTGGAAGGAAAACCAGAGGGTACCTTTTTACTTCGAGACTCAGCACAGGAAGACTATTTATTCTCTGTTAGTTTTAGACGCTATAGTCGTTCTCTTCATGCTAGAATTGAACAGTGGAATCACAACTTTAGCTTTGATGCACATGACCCCTGTGTCTTCCATTCTCCTGACATTACTGGGCTCCTAGAACATTATAAGGACCCAAGCGCCTGTATGTTCTTTGAACCACTTCTATCCACTCCCTTAATTCGGACTTTCCCTTTTTCCCTGCAGCATATATGCAGAACAGTTATTTGTAACTGTACAACTTACGATGGCATCGATGCCCTTCCAATTCCTTCTTCTATGAAATTATATCTGAAGGAATATCATTATAAATCAAAAGTTAGAGTACTCAGGATTGATGCACCAGAACAGCAATGCTAATAACAGGATAGGAACATGGgaatgataatatatattttttcttttaatattttatttttctttttatgccaCTTTGGATTTTTCTACAAAGGCAGTGGTGTCCAAAATAAAATCTCTGCCCTAAATTTTACTAATAAATCCATTTTTTTAGTGATACACAAATTGTTTAAGGTTATACACTAGAGCTTAAATAGGTATTTTTAAccaggtgtttggtttttgtttttaccgTGTAGGTTGTAtacttacattttttctttccttaatttaTACAtgatccttttttctttccttaatttaTACATGATCCAGGCACATTTGAAATTTGGTAGGCATTGCAAACACATTTGAATATTGTGTATTTCATACTATTCTTTAAAAGTAATCTTTTGTCCTTTCctacatgtaaaatattttgttaatctaTGCCATTagtagtattatatataaaatatagtcccCTGTCCCCCTTTTCATTGAGTTTGATATTCTTCAGTAAAGCTGAATGTTGTAATTCACCATTCATACTAATGTTATTGACTTTTGTAACTTACTAATAGGGATGTTAAAGGTAACAAAACCAAGTCAAActtggtgtatttttattttaaatattaactctAAAGCAGGATTACTACATTTGATTAATCTGGTCAAtgagaatcaaatggaaacatatcaTTCTGGAGGTGCACTTACTCTTCTACAATGTGGCCGGATCATCTGTCATTCCTGAATAGGTCTTTCTCTCAACCTGTAAGAGCTAAACCATCTTCAAAACATAAATCTTGTTCCTTTCTCATTGGAAGCTTTGAAAATAATGATAACACTATTAGTAGCTAGTAGTTACTAAAGTGCTAAAGTAATTGTGGGGTTTTTCTGTATTAGCTTATGAACTGTTGCTTCTACTTAGCCCTTTTATAGAAACTCTGAGCTGTTACTTTGGGGAAATTCCACAATGTATTAGCAGCCACAAATTTCCACTGGTAACCAAAGAGTACCTAAGTAGTTTTTCATTACTTTAAGTTGAATTTGAATAAAGATTCAAGAAATAAACACGGAGCTCAGTATTCAGGAAGCTTAATATTGTTTTTGATCTACAAGATCCAAATAATTATCCCTATTTTCAGAATTAACTTAGTCTTTAATGTggcttcaaaaaaagaaagccttttgACAGCTACATGACTTACACCATACAGAACAGTACTGGACAAAAGGggtgatattttaaatttactgtCCCAGAAACAGGGCAACGTTTTTAGAAACATCTTTAGCCCAAGGTAACTAGTAAAAATAAATGGAGTGGTATcctatcttctttttttaaggaatCAATGAATAATAAAGGTAGATAGACAATTTTCTTCTGGTGAGCTGTCTAACCCTTTGTACACATTGACATTTTTAATATCGTAACTGATTTCTTGATGCTAGTTTAGCTATATTAGGAAACTGCTTCTACCTAGATTGAAAGAAATTTGACTCATAAACTTCCAAGTTAgaacaaatatttcttcattattgTTGCTTTTATGTGAGTAGCATTTCCCTATCTTGCAGTTCTGTTAACATGAAAATGGCATTTTTCCATaatagctttaaaataattttttagtaattATTACAAAATTAAGGAAAATCTCTATTACCGTtatcttttagcatttttttttctcagtgatcTCAAGATTGTCTTAGTCTCAATGAGATGTAGCTACAAAAATGGCACCTCTTAGCAGTGATGAGGCTCAGGATATCATAACACCAATGTCAGGATAAATATCTCTTCTAAAGACGATATTTACCTTTTACAGGGTTAGAAAAGTCTCATACTACCTCATCTTTATTGTGGCGCTTTTGTAGATCACTGAGAAGCTTATCTTATTAACCAATATACCACTTCCTAAATATCCATCTTTGGTGAAAGAAAATAGTGTGGTAAGAGTACCCATGATTATAGTTTTTTATCAGAATTTGataagattttctgtttctgtgaaacaattattttaaatattttttcttttaaaaataactttttatcagTACAGAAAAACCTAAGGGATGACTAGCTTACAAATATTCTGTTAAGGGGtagttttataaagaaaaatgatatataattatgttGTCTTTTATAGTGTTAAAATTAGTATTTATATGAAAGTCAAGATCTAAGTACCTTTTCATATAATTCAAACTGATTgcttgtgatatgttttctctggcttttttattttttcaacttcaAAGTATTAACAGCTGTTAACACTTAAAAAGTACTGCCACATATGTAGCCTTGAAGTAGTTGATCTAATAAATGAGAGCAGGGAGGAGATTCATTGACtctgaaatgatttttatttttcctttggtatTTGCTACAGTGAAAAGAAGTTTGGAAAGTAGATACATAAAGACTTGAGAAGGGAATTgtttaagggaaaagaaaagagtaataattttttttaaaacattaaggaATTGGAATTCAGAAAGGTTACCCCCTTCCTCTGTGTCTTTGTAAGGATACATTTGGAAGAACATACAGTATTCAGAAACTAACctatataaaatgtaaacaatataTTGATTGCACTATATAAATGAGTAAATTTTGAGAGGAACAATGTGGGAATGTATAAATTTGTGTAAAATTTTGTAACTGTTGAACAAAGGGAAGATTTGAACAGTGTAAATTCCAGAGTTGAGAAAGCATTTAGCATGGTGGAAATGTGGAGAGCTTATTGGTGAGAGGATGGAGCTAAGAGAAATAAgatcaaatattaaaattaggaatTTAGGCATTACCTCAGGGAAAAGCCTTGACAGTGAAAAGAAACTACTTAATCGCTAATAGCTAGTCTGGACCAGACACTTAACTGCGCTTTGGGAATCATCCTGGGCTAATCAGGAAATAAACttgacttttctatttttctctgaaGCTTTACAGGACATACTCCCACTCCCATTTTTTTCTAAGCCTACAGCATCTTGATTCATAGTATAATTCCTGAAGTATGCTGAATGGACTTTTTAAGGTTCCTTTAGCATTTTTGTATAGAGTTATATGTGATCTTTCTATAACCATGCCATTCACTTAAATAATTCATGAAGGGAATGGTTTAATTTAAAGGAAGACCTAATAGGAAGAAGATTAAAGGAAGCTTTTAGTCAGCCTGTGGCTAGATTTATTGATTTGGTGATCAAACCTGTGCTATTTCCTGAATTTCAGCTAATGGCCAACTGTGGTCAAAGAATGGCTTTCAGTTAAAGTTTTGACctcttattataaataatataaagaatgtCTCAGTAATTAGAAATCCCTTAATAAGTAGAACAAATGTGGCAAGTAGGACTCCTATCGGTATacaaattccatttctttttataagaaaaacacaTAAACCATTATCATTTATTCATGAGCCAAAGCCATTAAGAAGATAAATCCAGTTATCAGCTTCCTGTCTCTGAAGTTTGGATCATTTTATAGATCCACGCAATAGAGAGCTTCCTTCCTATGAAACAAAAACCTTGagatctctttttttgagacaagagtctcgccgttgtcagcccaggctggagtgcaatggcgcaatctcggttcactgcaacctctgccttccaggttccagcaattctcctacctcagctcccaagtagctgagatgacaggcgtgtgccaccacgcccagctaatttttgtatttttagtagagatggtgtttcactatattggccaggctggtctcgaactcctgacctcaggtgaccacccgcctcggcctcccaaagtgctgggattacaggcatgagccactgtgcccggccaagatctAACTCTTACGCTtacttttcattaaaatatttcttgtcaCTTTTAGCTATTGTCAGAATCCAATAAACAGCTTACGCATTCATTTTGGTAAAGCAAATTTCACAGGAAAATAGACAAAATTATAAGAGATTCCTGGAGACAACACAaggaaaacaatgtttaaaagCAAAATAGCCTGTGTAATGTTAGGTAATGTAATGCCCAAGTGAATAAAAGATTTTTCGTCAAGCAAACTACTGTTTCTACTTTGGGGAAAAAAgtcagttttacattttaatttaaggaaagaacagaaagcacaaaggtttttcttttctttattaatggcCTACTAGAAATGAGCAGTGCAAGAGTCTACCTGTACTATTCTAATACAGTAAGATATTGGACACAAAATGgaggtaactttttaaaatagattggCTTGGAAGTTGAAATGTAGATTAATGGATATAACCCAATAGAAAGGGATTTTCAAATAAAACCaaagtctatttttttatttactttctaaTTTTGAACAGATGACTCAGTCCTAAATCTTTGCCTTTATTTCCTATAAAATGTAGGTgatacttgtatttttgttttttgttttttttttttttgagacggagtcttgctttgtcacccaggctggagtgcagtggcgcaatctcggctcactgcaagctcctcctcccaggttcacgccattctcctgcctcagcctcccgagtagctgggactataggcgcccgccaccacgcccggctaattttttgtatttttagtagagacggggtttcactgtgttagccaggatggtctcgatctcttgacctcgtgatccgcccgcctcggcctcccaaagtgctgggattacaggcgtgagccaccgcgcccggcccaggtgATACTTGTAACTCGACTTCCTGGAGGTTAATTCTTCAGCAAGAGGTGACCCTGGGagcatactttaaaataattgctgTACAGCCATTGAGTACTAACGTGATGATAGGTTTTCAAAATCTCTTTGTAGTGGATGCTGCATAATTACATTCACTTCTCTTAGACTGTAAAAGACTTTCTTGACTTGTTTTAACAGTAGAGATAGCAGTACAATTTGAATTTATGGTTTAGGCTCTGCAATTAGAGGAACAATTGCAGTTTCCTCCTACCCTTCATATGGTCTGTGTAAAACTGATGTTTgcttaacttattttaaaagttgattacgttttcagaaaataaagataatcaCATTTGCCATGGTTATAATCAAATCTAAGCTTTCAGACTTGAGAGCCATGGTG harbors:
- the SOCS4 gene encoding suppressor of cytokine signaling 4; this translates as MAENNENISKNVDVRPKTSRSRSADRKDGYVWSGKKLSWSKKSESYSDAETVNGIEKTEVSLRNQERKHSCSSIELDLDHSCGHRFLGRSLKQKLQDAVGQCFPIKNCSSRHSSGLPSKRKIHISELMLDKCPFPPRSDLAFRWHFIKRHTAPINSKSDEWVSTDLSQTELRDGQLKRRNMEENINCFSHTNVQPCVITTDSALCREGPMTGSVMNLVSNNSIEDSDMDSDDEILTLCTSSRKRNKPKWELDDEILQLETPPKYHTQIDYVHCLVPDLLQINNNPCYWGVMDKYAAEALLEGKPEGTFLLRDSAQEDYLFSVSFRRYSRSLHARIEQWNHNFSFDAHDPCVFHSPDITGLLEHYKDPSACMFFEPLLSTPLIRTFPFSLQHICRTVICNCTTYDGIDALPIPSSMKLYLKEYHYKSKVRVLRIDAPEQQC